The genomic region ATCTATAAGAATAGTTGCTTTAAAAGGATTGGTCTTCAAAACCAGATTGCACATGATCACAATATTAGTATCATTCAAAGctcaaaaattttgttttaataaattgtcAACTTCAAATATAGCAAGTAGTAGGTTGTTACAAGAACAATGAAAGTGGCCACATCCAATTGGCACTAAACAAGCCACTTCAAAAACttgtatttaacaaaaataattttgaaatgcaAGTAATACAACTATATTTAAAGCTAAATTTCAGTATGTTTCcgacttttattttatgcaagaTTCAAATTTATCTTAGTTAGTCATCTTTTAAAGGATGAAATGcgataaattttatgtttaaattatgtagaGCCTATACTTCAAAATTATTGGAGCATtacaataatttatatgttttttagcAGAGAAAAAGGTTGAAAAGTGTAAACAGACGCATGAAAAGGTTAAGAGTGGAGATGAAAGAAATAAGTGAAGAGCAAAGAGAGATAAAAGTTGGGCAAAAAAAGGTAAGAGAAAAATTTGAAGCCATTGAATTAGAATGCGAGGAACTTCGAAAGGAGACTATCCTTGTAACACAACAAACTGCAAACACTCAAATCCGCCTTGCTCTTATGTTCCAAATCTTGAAAGCTAGACAAAACCAAGAGCTTGACAAGGCAACCATACTCACTCATGCTCTTCGGTACCTACTATTCTCTTCACTATTTCTTTTAAACTACTATAATCTACTTTATATACAATTCTAATTTACCTTTTT from Gossypium raimondii isolate GPD5lz chromosome 1, ASM2569854v1, whole genome shotgun sequence harbors:
- the LOC105782728 gene encoding uncharacterized protein LOC105782728 isoform X1, which gives rise to MQCRRWQTHHQQRKRLKSVNRRMKRLRVEMKEISEEQREIKVGQKKVREKFEAIELECEELRKETILVTQQTANTQIRLALMFQILKARQNQELDKATILTHALRDLIERGNQQRKL
- the LOC105782728 gene encoding uncharacterized protein LOC105782728 isoform X2, with product MQCRRWQTHHQRKRLKSVNRRMKRLRVEMKEISEEQREIKVGQKKVREKFEAIELECEELRKETILVTQQTANTQIRLALMFQILKARQNQELDKATILTHALRDLIERGNQQRKL